From Parus major isolate Abel chromosome 1A, Parus_major1.1, whole genome shotgun sequence, the proteins below share one genomic window:
- the ELAPOR2 gene encoding UPF0577 protein KIAA1324-like homolog produces MLRMRRAGAERGYPGRAWVCCWLLGWQAAALQLPPCEETDYHFEYTECDSSGSRWRVAVPNPSVECSGLPDPVRGKECTFSCASGEYLEMKNQVCSKCAEGTYSLGSGIKFDEWDELPAGFSNVATFMDTAVGSSESKADSCNNSSWTPRGNYIESNRDDCTVSLIYAVHLKKSGFVFFEYQYIDNNIFFEFFIQNDQCKEMESTADKWVKLTDNGEWGSHSVTLKSGSNILYWRTTGILMGSKVVKPVLVKNITIEGVAYTSECFACKPGTFSDKPGASGCQVCPRDTYSEKGAKECTKCKEEMYYAEEGSSACIERPPCTSKDFFQIHTPCDKEGKTQIMYKWIEPKICREDLPDALSLPPSGERQDCPPCNPGFYNNASSSCTPCPPGTFSDGTQECKACPAGTEPALGFEYKWWNILPGNMKTSCFNVGNSKCDGMNGWEVAGDHIQSGAGGSDNDYLILSLHIPGFKPPTSVTGATGSELGRITFIFETICSADCVLYFMADVNRKNTNVVESWERSKERQSYTHIISKNASFTFTWAFQRINEGQDSRQFINDMAKIYSITVTNAVDGVASSCRACALGSEQSGSSCVPCPPGHYIEKVTSQCKECPANTFLSIHQVYGREACIPCGPGSKSTKDHSACFSDCLVSYVKDNQNMNYNFSNLSQVGSLMSGPSFTSRGTKFFHFFNISLCGNEGKKMAICTDNITDVTLKDMVAESEDFSNFVGAFVCQSTIIPSDSKGFRTALALQSNSLADRFLGATVETALENISIKADMFPPSPSKIPDVHFFYKSSTVTTSCENGRATVVTMRCNPNKPDQGELSVPSSCPAGTCDGCTFYFLWESAEACPLCTDQDYHEIEGACKKGFQETLYVWNEPKHCIKGVSLPEKKTSTCETVDFWLKVGAGVGAFTAVLLIALTCYFWKKNQKLEYKYSKLVMTTNSKECELPAADSCAIMEGEDNEEEIVYSNKQSLLGKLKSLATKEKEDNFESVQLKSSRSQNI; encoded by the exons CTTTCTCCTGTGCCTCTGGTGAGTACCTGGAGATGAAGAACCAGGTGTGCAGCAAATGTGCAGAGGGGACCTACTCACTGGGCAGTGGGATCAAGTTTGACGAGTGGGATGAGCTGCCAGCAGGATTCTCCAACGTGGCAACTTTCATGGACACGGCGGTTGGCTCATCTGAGAGTAAAGCTGACAGCTGCAACAA CTCTTCATGGACGCCTCGAGGGAATTACATAGAGTCAAACAGGGATGATTGCACAGTTTCTCTCATCTACGCTGTGCACCTGAAGAAATCTGGCTTTGTCTTCTTTGAATACCAGTATATTGACAACAACATcttctttgaatttttt ATACAAAATGATCAGTGCAAAGAAATGGAGTCCACAGCAGACAAATGGGTGAAGCTCACAGACAATGGGGAATGGGGCTCTCATTCT GTAACTCTGAAATCAGGTAGCAATATATTATACTGGAGAACAACAGGGATTCTCATGGGCTCCAAAGTTGTAAAACCAGTTTTAGTGAAGAACATCACAATTGAAG GAGTTGCGTACACATCTGAATGCTTCGCGTGCAAGCCTGGTACCTTCAGTGACAAACCAGGTGCATCTGGCTGCCAGGTGTGCCCACGAGACACTTACTCTGAGAAAGGGGCTAAGGAGTGCACCAAGTGTAAAGAAGAAATGTATTATGCAG AGGAGGGATCCAGTGCATGCATAGAGCGACCTCCATGCACAAGCAAAGACTTTTTCCAGATCCATACTCCATGTGATAAGGAGGGAAAA ACTCAGATCATGTACAAGTGGATTGAACCCAAGATCTGCAGAGAGGATCTCCCCGATGCACTGAGCCTTCCTCCTTCTGGAGAGAGGCAGGACTGTCCACCCTGCAATCCTGGCTTTTACAACAACGCCTCATCTTCCTGTACCCCCTGCCCACCAGGCACTTTTTCAGATGGGACACAGG AGTGCAAagcctgccctgctgggacTGAACCAGCACTTGGATTTGAGTATAAGTGGTGGAACATCCTGCCAGGAAACATGAAGACATCTTGCTTTAATGTTGGCAACTCAAAGTGTGATGGGATGAATG GTTGGGAGGTGGCTGGTGATCACATCCAGAGTGGAGCAGGAGGCTCTGACAATGACTATCTTATCTTGAGCCTGCACATCCCAGGATTTAA ACCTCCAACATCAGTGACGGGAGCAACTGGGTCAGAACTGGGACggattacttttatttttgagacCATCTGTTCAGCAGATTGTGTGCTGTACTTTATGGCT GATGTTAATCGAAAAAATACCAATGTGGTGGAATCATGGGAAAGAAGTAAAGAAAGACAATCCTACACTCACATCATCTCCAAAAATGCTTCCTTCACATTCACCTGGGCCTTTCAGAGAATAAATGAGGGCCAAGAT AGCAGACAGTTCATCAATGACATGGCCAAGATCTACTCCATCACGGTGACCAACGCAGTGGATGGAGTCGCCTCCTCTTGCCGGGCCTGTGCCCTGGGCTCCGAGCAGTCCGGCTCGTCCTGCGTGCCCTGCCCGCCAGGACACTACATCGAGAAAGTGACAAGCCAGTGCAAGGAGTGTCCGGCCAACACCTTCCTGTCCATCCACCAGGTGTATGGCAGGGAGGCCTGCATCCCATGTGGGCCTGGCAGCAAGAGCACCAAG GACCACTCTGCCTGCTTCAGTGATTGCTTGGTGTCCTATGTCAAGGATAACCAGAACATGAATTACAATTTTAGCAATCTCAGCCAGGTGGGCTCATTGATGAGTGGACCCAGCTTCACTTCCCGAGGGACCAAGTTCTTCCACTTCTTTAACATCAGCCTGTGTGGGAATGAG GGAAAGAAGATGGCAATTTGCACTGACAATATCACAGATGTAACTCTGAAGGACATGGTTGCAGAATCAGAAGATTTTTCCAATTTTGTGGGAGCTTTTGTCTGTCAGTCCACCATCATCCCATCAGACAGCAAGGGCTTCCGaacagccctggctctgcagtcCAACAGCCTTGCTGACAGGTTCTTAG GAGCTACTGTTGAAACAGCGCTGGAAAATATCAGCATCAAGGCAGATATGTTTCCTCCCTCTCCAAGCAAAATACCAGATGTGCATTTCTTTTACAA GTCTTCAACAGTGACCACCTCCTGTGAAAATGGCCGTGCAACTGTTGTGACAATGAGATGTAACCCCAACAAACCAGACCAAGGAGAGCTTTCTGTGCCCAG ctcctgccctgcaggcaCCTGTGATGGATGCACTTTCTACTTTCTATGGGAAAGTGCAGAAGCTTGTCCCCTCTGCACGGACCAAGACTACCATGAGATTGAGGGAGCCTGCAAAAAAGGATTTCAG GAAACCTTGTATGTATGGAATGAGCCAAAGCATTGCATTAAAGGAGTTTCCTTGCCAGAAAAAAAGACCAGCACTTGTGAAACAGTGGATTTTTGGCTTAAAGTTGGAGCTGGTGTTGGTGCTTTCACAGCCGTTCTGCTCATAGCCTTGACTTGCTATTTTTGGAAGAAGAACCAGAA GCTGGAGTATAAATATTCCAAATTAGTGATGACAACGAACTCAAAAGAGTGTGAACTGccagctgctgacagctgtgCTATAATGGAAGGAGAAgataatgaagaagaaatagtATATTCAAATAAGCAGTCACTGCTGGGAAAGCTGAAATCCTTGGCAACAAAG gaaaaggaagataattttGAATCTGTTCAGCTGAAATCTTCAAGATCCCAGAATATATGA